The region accacttccagtgtaactgagcctgtacagttggcctctatacctggtatgacgcctttaaaggtcgtttttgtgggtttaatccttgaggggtctatgcccaccttgcgcactgtatcctgataaagcaggttcaggctgctaccgccgtccatcaggactctggtgaggtgaaatccatcgacgattgggtctaaaaccaatgcggcgaatccgccgtggcggatgctgatggggtggtcccttcgatcaaaagtgatcgggcaggaggaccatgggttgaacttcggggcgactggctccatcgcgtatacgtccctgagtgcacgcttccgctccctcttggatatgtgggttgcgtatatcatgttcaccgtccgcacttgtggggggaaacccttctgtcctctattgttcggcggtcgggtctcttcctcgtcatcgctatgcagccccttgtcattgttttcggcaattagcttgcctgcctgcttgaatacccaacaatcactGTTGgtctgattagctggcttttcgggggtgccttgtatctggcacgagcggtcgagtattcggtccaaattggacggaactggagtagttcttttgaatggctttttccgctaaccgggtttggagcctctgaatccggcattgactgccgtatcctcagtattctcgccgttaatgcggcgtttgtgcttgttgcaacgcgacctgccgttgcggtccttagtatccggactgccagaatttttgctaaggttgttgctgcgggctagccagctgtcctctcccgcgcagaagcgggtcatgagtgatgtgagggctgccatggatttcggcttttcctgtcccaggtgccgggcaagccactcgtcgcggatgttatgtttgaagaccgcgagggcctccgcgtccggacagtcgacgatttgatttttcttagttaagaaccgtgtccagaattgtctggccgattcgtctggatgCTGAATTATATggattaggtcgtcagcgtctggtggtcgcacatacgtgccctagaagttatcaaggaatgcggcttccaggtcctcccaacacccaattgattctgctgacaagttgttaagccaatgccgagctggtcctttaagcttgagtgggaggtatttgatggcgtgaagatcatcaccgcaggccatgtggatatgaaggagatagtctttgatccaaaccgcggggtctgttgtgccattataggattcaatattcacgggtttaaacccttcggggatttgatgatccattacttcatctgtgaagcatagtgagtatgcggcgcctctatattgggctatatcatgacgtagctcaaacgagctttgtctactgtgttcggcctggccggacttgctgtgtccggcgcgacggttgtcgtcgcgtatcatggggcgcccacgcgatccgtagatcgatcttgattgtcttgccttatcctccaatatatctcgcaagtccggagcgttcccctgtggctttgtgcttttcgagcgatgccagggTACGGTTTTAGtgtagggcctagaggcctctctgtcgcggccacggggtggtcggtcagccgtattgtgcgctggtgatgcaggtttatatgcctcctcctctaatcaggggagcagcttgcgtttggggtagcttttggaggggcgttcgagttcatgctcttcggccgcaaggacttcagtccatctgtcggctagcagatcttgatcagctctaagctgttgctgctttttcttaaggctgcttgccgtggtcataagcctgcatttaaaatgctcttgttcgacgggatcctcaggcacgacgaattcgtcgtcgtcgaggcttgcctcatctccagagggaggcatgtagttatcatcctctacctcttcgtctgccgctctctcatgagggctggcttctccatcctcctgtgccgaatcttgctggagggggttgtcttcggcagtgtctggggtgttattatctcctgtgccggaatctccattcttgctgtggcgggatttagagcggcaccgctgacgccggcgcttaggatatttcttggaggggtcttcccccgctgttccctcgccattcccatcctttgggatatccaccatgtatatgtcgtatgacgagttggctttccagtgcccagttggcgctggttcttggtcgtcttcggcatcgtcgtccataccgtcgatgtcttcggagtcaaagtctagcatgtcggtaagatcgtcgacagtggctactaagtgggtggtgggtgggctttgaatttcttcgtcgtccgcatcccaaccatcctgaccgcgatccggccggggctctcctgataacgagagatactttagcaaattcaggatttcgccgaaaggtgagtgttgaaagatgtctgtagcggtgaactccatgatcggcgcccaaccggatttgattggagggggcacgggaggttcggagtccggcacctcggagtcacgagcttcacaagggacaaggtcggtatttggctccatcgccgtagaggtagcagcccccgaggtggtgtctagccacccgtcctcgatctgcgcagccggctccaaattaagggtcggagcggattcgtgtgcagcctccagggcactgtccggcagcagagctaaatcatgcccatcgtgacagtgcggcacgctcggctgtggctcgaatccatcgaagatcaagtctccgcggatgtcagccgtgaagttcagacttccaaatctgacctgacggccaggggcatagctttcgatctgctccagatggccaagcgaattggcccgcagtgcaaagccgccgaatacgaagatctgtctggggagaaaagtctcaccctggactgtgtcgttgttgttgatgatcgaaggagccatcgagcctatcggtgacgacacagaggaactctcaatgaaagcaccaatgtcggtgtcaaaaccggcggatctcgggtagggggtcccgaactgtgcatctaggcggagggtaacaggagacaagggacacgatgtttttacccaggttcgggccctctcgatggaggtaaaaccctactcctgcttgattgatattgatgatatgggtagtacaagagtggatctaccacgagatcaaggaggctaaaccctagaagctagcctatggtatgattgttgttctgtcctatggactaaaaccctccggtttatatagacaccggagagggctagggttacacagagtcggttacaatggtaggagatctacatatctgtatcgccaagcttgacttccacgccaaggaaagtcccatccggacacgggacgaagtcttcaatcttgtatcttcatagtcttggagtctggccgatgatgatagttcggctatccggacaccccctagtccaggactccctcaacactcttacttatcgaaagagcttacaattatcccctacacttgtgggttatctgtggcgcccccctttcctttctcccatgagaaggggaaggcaggaggggctagccctcccccttttcttCCCTAGGGCTAGCGGCCAGGGAaaggggcgcgccagcccccttgTGGCCTGGTGtgtctctccccttggcccattaggccaatatacctcccgggggtgtccggaaccccttccggcgaTCCAATGACTACCCGGTACACTatgaaactcttccggtgtccgaatattatcgtcctatatatccttctttacctacggaccattccggagctcctcatcatgtcggATCTCATCCgacactccaaacaacattcggtcaccaaatcatataactcatataacactatatcgtcaacgaacgttaagcgtgtggaccctacaggttcgagaatgatgtggacatgaccgagacacctctctggttaataaccaatagcggaaccttgcccatattggttccatattctacgaagatctttatcaattgaaccttatgacaacatacgtaattccctttgtctgtcggtatgttacttgcccgagatttgatcgtcagtatcttcatacctagttcattctcgtttctcgcaagtctctttactcgttccgtaatacatcatcttgtaactaactgctCAGTCAATTCGCTTGCAAGGCCtctcatgatgtgtattaccaagagggcccatagatacctctcggatacacggagtgacaaatcctagtctcgatccatgccaactcaacagaaaccttcggagatacctttagagcatctttataatcacccaattacattttgatgtttgatagcacataaggcattcctccggtatccgggagttgcatgatctcatagtcaatggaatatgtatttgacattaagaaagcaatagcaataaactaaacgatcatatgctaagctaatggatgggtcttttccatcccatcactctcctaatgatgtgaccccgttatccaatgacaactcatgtatatggttaggaaaccttaaccatcttttaatcaacgagctagtctagtagaggctcaccggggacacggtatttgttcatgtatccacacatgtattttagTTTCCAGTCaacataattctagcatgaataataaatctttatcatgattaagaaaatataataataaccattttattattgcctctagggcatatttccattagtctcccacttgcactagagtcaataatctagttcacatcgccatgtgaccaacacccaaaagagtttaccacagtcaataatctagttcacatcgccatgtgattaacacccaaagagtactagggtatgatcatgttttccttgtgagagaagtttagtcaacgggtctgtcacattcggaTCCCTATGTAttatgcaaatttctatgtctacaatgctctgcatggagctactctagctaattgctcccactttcaatatgtatccagattgagactcagagtcatccgaattGGTTTGAAAgcttgcgtcgacgtaaccctttacgacgaactctttatcacctccataactgtgaaatatttccttagtcctctctagtaactaaggataattttgaccgttgtccagtgatctacacctggatcactattgtacccccttgccaaactcatggcagggtacacaataagtctggtacacagtatggcatactttatagaacctatggctgaggcgtagggaatgacgttgattctctctctatcttatgttgtggtcgggctttgagttttactcaacttcacaccttacaatacagactagaactccttcttttactgatccattttgaactccttcaaaatcttgtcaaggtatgcactcattgaaaatcttatcaagcgtcttgatctatctctatagatcttgatgcctaatatgtaagcagctttaccgaggtcttttattaaaaaaatcttcattcaagtatccttttatgctatccaaaaattatatatcatttccaatcatcaatatgtcatcaacatataatatcagaaatgctatagagctcccactcactttcttgtaaatacagccttcaccgtaagtctgtataaaaccatatgctttgatcacctcctcaaagcgtatattctaactccgagatgcttgcaccagtccatagatggattaccGGAGCTTGGACAGTTTAAAGGGTACTATCAATGCCAATAATTTATTCTTTAAAAAAATCATTATTCTGATTTTGATTCAATTTTTATTTCATATTCTTACTTATTTTAGGttgataccaatgccactaattcattcataCTTACAAAACTTTATTTTTACGAAAATTTCACTATTATATttgtattcttgcatattataaaaagaGTAATTTTTGTGTAAATTGTGGGCAAAAAATATTAGTTGTTTTATTTTGTTCCGTATTCAAAAAATATTAGTTGTTTTATTTGTGTTCTGTTTCCCTTTTTTCTTGTGTCTTATCATGTATCACATAGTTCCTCTTATGTTTTAGACCAAGCCTAAGCACCTCAAGAACTTCTGTTTTGTGGTTGCAAAGGATCGAGTGCTCTAAAAAATTTAACTGGCTCAAGTTGGTGCCAGTTGATCTTGTTTCTGCCGCACTAAGAAAAAACCAACTTGCCCAAAAATTTTTTCAAATGATTTGTCCCTCATCGGTCCCCTATCAAAATATTGACATGGAAACCTCATGGTATCAACCCAGAATTAACCGTAAAGAAGCTACAATAACCTCAATTTCAAGAAAGTTACAAGAATCCGAGCACATAATGCCTAAAAGTATAATTAGACCTAGAAATCCTGGCCAAGACACTATGGATAAGCTTATCAAATATGCATTGATATGTAGATCTATCACATTGAGATATCCGAATAATAAAGAGAAGAAAAACAAAAGTGCTCTTTTGATCCCGAGCTCATATGCAACTGCATGAACAGTAAGATAAAAAACAAtagtaaaaaatcaaaaaaaatctgaaCTTTTTTATGACGAACATTGATGAATGTTCTAACTGCGTGCAAAATTTCAGATCGAAATGACATTTGTGGAGGTCTGGACAGAAATAACAAAATCCTCCAAAATGCTTCCAACAATAGTCTTTTTGGAGCATCAATTTTATTATTTTTGCCCAGACCTCCACGAATGTCATTTCAGCCTGAAATTTTGCACGcagttagaacttttgtcaatgttcatcacaaaaaaatcagatattttttgaatttttttactatcatttcgattttactgttcatgcgagAGCATATGAGCTCGGAATCAAATACTCCATGTCCGaagaaaaacacacacacacacacgtctaTGTACGTTTCCAATATACATAGCAGTTCTCAAAAGGAAAGAAATGCACCTTGACAATCCTTATTGTCCTAACTGCAATAAGAGGGCAGAAGAGACCACTATGCATCTTTTATTGGATTGTAACTTTGCACAAGATTGTTGGAACTCATTGATACCAAATAGAAAGAGAGGTGCATCTGTGTATGAGGACACCACCTTTGCAAGGGAACTCCTTccaaaacaatttgcatcggaaatTGTCATATTGGGATGTTGGAATGTATGGTTTCAGAGAAATGACAAAATTTTCAGAGCTCCGCAACAGTCAATTCAGGCATGGAGGTTCTATCTGAAGCAAGACCTGGAACTCCTTAGATTCAATATTAAGGATAAGTATGAACAAAGTTTCTCCGAGTGGTTATACAATAATTTGTAAATCCATGACTCTTATACCTAGAACATGCATTGGCTAGGTCCTGACTTGATCTTTGGCCTTTTAGGTCTTCTTTTCCACTTCTTTGTAATATATTGAGTTTTTATAAAATATACCGTAGAACTATTATTCTACGGTTTGGGGGTAAAAGAAAATGTTTCGAACATACGTTCTTTCAGACTCTTAATAGAAACAACTCATGAGACCAACCCAAACTAATTGCCAACGGAAGATACAATAACTTCATTGAGTTCCAAGAAAAAAATTACAAGAACACGAACATATAACATCTAAAAGATAAATTGACCCAGTGATGGCACATCCATATTAACCAGCTTCCACTCTTGAGCAAATTGGGTATCTCATCCCGGTGGGTTCAGCTTGAATATACTGTCCACGTGGCTTCTCCTCCGTTAGATCTTTTTTTAGGATCCTTGATCCGCCACTGGCAGCACTCCTAACTTTTTCCCGCAATCCACGCTGCCATCAAGCACCTCCTCTGCCCGGTACTTAAACTTGAACCCCAGCTCCACAAGCTTGTTCGTGTTGGCCTGCACTCTGACTCCCTCTCCCACCACCCTGACAGTCCACACACAAAGAGACATAGTATTAATCACAATTCACAACGCACCATGAGATACCTGACTTGGAACATTTAGTCGAAGAAACATACTCTTTCCGCGCTAGTTTGAGCTCTGGGTGCTTGCTCGCGTagtgctccaccagatcctgcaTGTTGGGGTGCGCGGTGGCGCAGAGGTAACGGCCGGCGGCGACGTCACCCTGGCGCTCCATGCAGAAGACGTGCGCCTCGCAGACGTCGTCGACATGCACCACCGGCACGGCGCCCAGGAGGGCCTGCGTGTACCTGAGGGCGTTGTGGTAAGGCTCGATGCCGGTGAAAGGCGACAGCATGAAGTGTTGGCTCTCGTTGATGTACGGCAGGAGGGTGTCTCCTCCTACGAGGCCCAGTAACAGGACGACGACGTCGAACGCTCTGCTCTCCGAGGGGCGCTCGttgtacttgactagctccttcTCAGCGATGCACTTAGAGGAAAGGTAATCCTGCATATATAACATAAGTGAACATGGAACTCCAAAACAACAACAAAGCTTGATAGTACAACAAGTGAGCAGGCTTGTGGCCATGTTACGGGCCTAGCATGGCAAGCCGGCCATTTGCTAAAAATATAGTTTTTTTTTAAGAACAGGCAAAAGACTAGCAGCTCTTATTCCACACAAAGTCCGTGGAATAGCCTATATAAtgcacaaggttggctataagggcaGATGCAATATATTCACAAACAAAATTAATCCAGAATTTTTAAATTTAATAGGTTCTAAATAATATTATTTAAATAGTTTTAAAATAAAAATATGTTctggaaaattaaaaaatttcatgTTTCTTAATATAAACACGCTCATACATTCGAGAAAAACTTCATCCCATGTTTAAGTAAAAAGGTTCAtgtgttaaaaaatgttcatgtatttagAAAAATATATTCATACACGACTAGATATATGGTCATCgacttttgaaaaaaaatatttacTCATTTAGAAAATGTTTGTGTTTACAAAAAAATGTGTTAAAAAGTTTCACGTATTTCAAAAAACTACTCCGTGTTACATATATGTTTACATATATACTTCTTAGAAAGATATCACTGTGTACAGAAAAAACATCAAAATCGCAAGAACGCACTCACGTCCATGAATTCGTTGCTGTGATCAATGGGCAGGCCGAGCGGGGTCCAGCAGGACTCATTCGCAAACTCTTTGTACCCTTTCCCGTCCTCGCTGAGTGGCGACGCCGTAATAACAGACCCTGTACTGATGACACGTCTCACTGACTTGGACCGCTCGCACTGTTGTAGGATGGCACGCGTCGCGTCCTCGATTGCTTCGGTGGTGTCCTTGTACTGGAAAATCAAATCAGataaaagaaaggcatggcataacTTAGCTACAATCGATTAAAGTGAAATGCGACATTAGTGTATGTTGTGATTTGAATATCGTGCATGCAACTTGCTGGTAAAAGCATCTAAAGCCGGCTTCCTCAAACGTTTTCTATGCGTCTGAGCACACGGATCGGTCAGTGACCGGTCACAAAAACGTGACCCGGCCGGGCACCTCTGACTGGTCCTATATGCCGGGCTGGTTGGCAAGCCGGGACGCGCACGTCGGATTCGACAGACAGGACCGATCACAAATTTCACCAAATCTCCCCCGCCTTATCAGACTAGCCATCCTCTCTTCTCTCTCGTCCGCTCCAGCCCTCCCCTAACTCCACCACCATCACCGCCACAAAACTCATCCCCGGCCGACGGCCGTCTCGCCGCTCCGTACACCGATGCCTCGCCGGACGCCGCGGTATGTCTGGCTATTCTCAGACCGCACCTTGCCGTCTATGTGTTTGACAAATTGTTTGAGCAGTTTTCTGTGATTCTTTTGTAGGCAAAACGATGGATTCTGGTGAGGAGTATGGAAACACGAAGCTTGATGAATTAATGCAAAAGAGTTCTTCGATTTGTCTGAGTAGGACATTGAGATGATAATGAACATGAGCATCCAGAAGGAAATGGGCAGAGAGGTGGATCACATTCTGAACTTCAAGGGTTGTATCAATGGGAGGATACTTTTGAACCGAGATAGGGTCGCTGGAGCACGACTTCTCTACAAGTAATTTGATCCCAAACCAACATTCTCTGATACTTTTCGTCAACACTTTTATATGCGCAAACCCTTGTTCTTATGCATGGTGGAGGAAGTGAAGGCACATGATCCCTACTTCAGGTTCACCAGGGATTGCAGCGGATAACTCTCATTCTTTGTTAAGCAGAAATACACGactgctatgaggatgcttgcaccaCGTACCACCGTTGATGTCGTTGGTGAGATAGTTTGGATGGGGAGGTCATGCCTAAAGACCACTGTGAGATTTGCCCACGTCATGGTGCAGGTCTTTGGAGCAAAATATCCAAGAGAACCAAGTGTGCAAGATACACAAAAGTTGATGATGATTGGAGCAGCAAGATGCCTTTCATGTATGCTTGGTTCAATTGATTACATGCCATGGCAATGGAAGAATTGTCCCAAGGGTTGGCGCGGGATGTACTAACGTCACATCAAAGAGGCCGGCATCATACTCGAAGCAATCACATCAAAGGACTTGTGAATTTGGTATGCTTTCTTTAGCATGTCTgattctcacaatgacatcaatgtgctccaACAATCTCCCGTGTTCAGGACACTTTGCAATGGGAAGCGCCGCCGTGCAACTACAATGTCAATGGGCATGACTACAACATGAGGTACTACCTTGCAGATAATATCTATCCTCGGTGGGCGgcatttgtgaagaccatatccGATTCCCATGACAACAATAAAGTCACTTTGCAACAATGCAAGAAGCAACTAGGAAGAATGTGAAGAGGGCATTTGGAGTGCTCCAAGGTCGTTGGGAAATTATTCATGGAGCTGCTATGATGTGGTAATCATGGACTTTGTGGAAGTTGATGGCATGTTGTGTCATTTTACATAGTACGATTGTCAAGGACGAGTGTAAAGGGGCAGTCCGAACTCATGATTTTGAGAAGCCTGGTGAACAAGTCCACATCCCGAAACAAGATGCGGATTAGATTATGAATTTTCTGCAAATTCATCAGAATCTTTGAGATGAACAAGTGCACATATGGGTCCACTACTAAATGATCTTACAGAGCATATGTGGACCCACAATAGAAACTAAGAAGGACCAAAGAATTTAATGTTTGAATTGTGCACTTCaaaaaaaattatgtttgaacTATATACGTTAAAATTATGAAACTACACCATGATCTTATGATATTAATGTGTATGATGGACGTCTATGAATTtaaattatgaaactacacaaagatCTTATGATATTAATGGTA is a window of Triticum dicoccoides isolate Atlit2015 ecotype Zavitan chromosome 2B, WEW_v2.0, whole genome shotgun sequence DNA encoding:
- the LOC119363032 gene encoding putative anthocyanidin reductase isoform X2 — translated: MSKVCVTGAAGYIASWLVKKLLERGCTVHGTLRNLGDEKKAGLLRGLPGAAERLVLFEADIYDAASFEPAIQGCEFVFLVATPLQHNSGSSKDYLSSKCIAEKELVKYNERPSESRAFDVVVLLLGLVGGDTLLPYINESQHFMLSPFTGIEPYHNALRYTQALLGAVPVVHVDDVCEAHVFCMERQGDVAAGRYLCATAHPNMQDLVEHYASKHPELKLARKEVVGEGVRVQANTNKLVELGFKFKYRAEEVLDGSVDCGKKLGVLPVADQGS
- the LOC119363032 gene encoding putative anthocyanidin reductase isoform X1 translates to MSKVCVTGAAGYIASWLVKKLLERGCTVHGTLRNLGDEKKAGLLRGLPGAAERLVLFEADIYDAASFEPAIQGCEFVFLVATPLQHNSGSSKYKDTTEAIEDATRAILQQCERSKSVRRVISTGSVITASPLSEDGKGYKEFANESCWTPLGLPIDHSNEFMDDYLSSKCIAEKELVKYNERPSESRAFDVVVLLLGLVGGDTLLPYINESQHFMLSPFTGIEPYHNALRYTQALLGAVPVVHVDDVCEAHVFCMERQGDVAAGRYLCATAHPNMQDLVEHYASKHPELKLARKEVVGEGVRVQANTNKLVELGFKFKYRAEEVLDGSVDCGKKLGVLPVADQGS